From one Gemmatimonadota bacterium genomic stretch:
- the add gene encoding adenosine deaminase, producing MSLYDYIAAVPKADLHVHLEGSIQPSTLLMLAERHRVDLPADTEEGLRNWYRFRDFHHFIEVYVAITKCLRTVEDFELIVYEFGADMVRQNIRYAEVTFSPSTHLWINRVDQDVWFTGLTNGRRRVRESFGCEINWVFDLVRNDYPERGRFDYTTDVAIEGMDDGVVALGLGGMEEGYPPAPFVPWFDRARSAGLHSAPHAGEHAGPESIWSAINDLGAVRIGHGVRAIEDPELVDYLAEHRIPLEISPTSNISLGLYPDAASHPLKALHEAGVTVTVNSDDPPLFNTTLTGEANLLADPWGFSRETIDEILLNGIRFSFLPDDRKQILETEFRNEMRALRSRTGEPDKAGEPGQDG from the coding sequence ATGTCCCTTTACGACTACATCGCCGCCGTGCCGAAGGCGGACCTGCACGTGCACCTGGAAGGGTCCATTCAGCCGTCCACGCTGCTGATGCTGGCGGAACGGCACCGCGTCGACCTGCCGGCGGACACGGAGGAGGGATTGCGTAACTGGTACCGGTTCAGAGATTTCCACCATTTCATCGAGGTCTATGTCGCCATCACGAAGTGCCTCCGCACCGTGGAGGATTTCGAGCTGATCGTGTACGAATTCGGCGCCGACATGGTCCGCCAGAACATACGGTACGCCGAAGTGACCTTCTCGCCGAGCACTCACCTCTGGATCAACCGGGTCGACCAGGACGTGTGGTTCACCGGGCTGACAAACGGACGCCGGCGGGTAAGGGAATCGTTCGGCTGCGAAATCAACTGGGTCTTCGACCTGGTGCGCAACGACTACCCCGAGCGGGGACGGTTCGACTATACGACCGATGTGGCCATCGAGGGGATGGACGACGGGGTCGTCGCCCTGGGCCTGGGCGGGATGGAGGAAGGATACCCACCCGCGCCTTTCGTTCCGTGGTTCGACCGGGCGAGATCCGCGGGACTGCACAGCGCCCCCCATGCCGGTGAGCACGCCGGCCCCGAGAGCATCTGGAGCGCGATCAATGACCTGGGCGCCGTGCGCATCGGGCACGGGGTGCGGGCCATCGAGGACCCCGAACTCGTCGATTACCTGGCGGAACACCGGATACCGCTTGAAATCAGCCCCACGAGCAACATCAGCCTAGGGCTCTACCCCGATGCGGCGTCTCATCCCCTGAAGGCACTCCACGAGGCGGGCGTTACCGTTACCGTCAACTCGGACGATCCCCCCCTGTTCAACACCACGTTGACCGGCGAAGCCAACCTGCTCGCGGACCCCTGGGGGTTTTCCAGGGAAACCATCGACGAAATCCTGCTGAACGGGATTCGCTTCAGCTTCCTGCCGGACGATCGGAAACAGATCCTGGAGACCGAATTTCGCAATGAAATGCGCGCGTTGCGGAGCCGGACGGGCGAACCGGACAAGGCGGGCGAACCGGGCCAGGACGGCTGA
- a CDS encoding ABC transporter permease, producing the protein MLGYILQRSLLMVPTLVGITVISFFIMHLAPGDPVDLFLGGVAGGEGLASDRQQDIEKTREELRRQLGLDRPVHVQYFNWVTALFLKVETISAFDRSALRADGLLERLEASERRALTGLDRAEQKERFLVLARDIAPEEAGELERSSFWEGRTFSAAGNYAYRGAGIELFKLAGHRFVTLDFGRSFKDNQPVIGRVMERLPVTLEINVIAIVIAYLVGLPLGVWLAVKQNTLTDRMLTTGTFVLWSMPSFWVGMLLIIFLCNREFLYWFPASGIQSLDASSEWNFWRLLTDHLYHMFLPVLASAYISFATISRFMRTSMLENLRQDYVRTARAKGLSEKVVILRHVYRNSLIPIVTTSAGLLPALIAGSVFIETIFTIPGMGLLGFESVLTRDYPMVMALFTIGSLLSLLGILVADILLKVVDPRITFDQLQG; encoded by the coding sequence ATGCTCGGTTACATCCTTCAACGCTCGCTGCTCATGGTCCCTACGCTCGTCGGGATCACGGTGATCTCCTTCTTCATCATGCACCTGGCTCCCGGCGATCCCGTGGACCTGTTCCTCGGCGGCGTGGCCGGCGGCGAGGGGCTCGCGTCCGACCGGCAGCAGGACATCGAAAAGACCCGCGAGGAACTCCGCAGGCAGCTCGGCCTGGACCGGCCGGTCCACGTGCAATACTTCAACTGGGTCACGGCGCTGTTCCTGAAAGTCGAGACCATCAGCGCATTCGACCGGAGCGCCTTGCGGGCGGACGGGTTGCTGGAACGGCTCGAAGCGTCGGAACGTCGTGCGCTGACGGGACTGGACCGGGCAGAGCAGAAAGAGCGGTTCCTCGTCCTTGCCCGGGATATCGCTCCAGAGGAAGCGGGCGAACTGGAACGGTCCTCTTTCTGGGAAGGCAGGACCTTCAGCGCGGCGGGTAACTATGCCTACCGGGGTGCGGGGATCGAACTCTTCAAACTCGCGGGGCACCGCTTCGTCACGCTGGATTTCGGCCGATCCTTCAAGGACAACCAGCCCGTCATCGGCCGGGTCATGGAACGGTTGCCCGTAACGCTCGAGATCAACGTCATCGCGATCGTCATCGCCTACCTGGTGGGCCTGCCCCTCGGCGTCTGGCTCGCGGTCAAGCAGAACACCCTCACGGACCGGATGCTGACGACCGGTACCTTCGTCCTGTGGTCCATGCCCTCCTTCTGGGTGGGCATGCTGTTGATCATCTTCCTGTGCAACCGGGAGTTCCTGTACTGGTTCCCGGCCTCGGGCATACAGTCGCTGGACGCCTCCAGCGAGTGGAACTTCTGGCGGCTCCTCACGGACCACCTGTACCACATGTTCCTGCCCGTGCTGGCCTCCGCCTACATCAGCTTCGCGACGATCTCCCGGTTCATGCGGACGAGCATGCTGGAGAACCTGCGCCAGGACTACGTGCGGACCGCCCGGGCCAAGGGATTGTCGGAGAAAGTCGTCATCCTGCGGCACGTGTACCGCAACTCGCTGATCCCGATCGTGACCACGTCCGCAGGGTTGCTGCCGGCCCTGATCGCTGGATCGGTTTTCATCGAGACGATATTCACCATTCCCGGCATGGGGCTGCTCGGTTTCGAGTCGGTGCTGACCAGGGACTACCCCATGGTCATGGCGCTTTTCACCATTGGTTCCCTGCTTTCCCTGTTGGGCATCCTGGTCGCGGACATCCTGCTCAAGGTCGTCGATCCGCGGATCACATTCGACCAGTTGCAGGGATAG
- a CDS encoding ABC transporter permease, translating to MNEGGESFWRLTRKEFRKNRPALYSLYVLVAMAVLALTADLIAGNKPYYMVYQGETYFPAFRQYAVYTGLMDWPEELRTRRNFKRYAYSDAVFPLIPYAPDEIRLGARYERPGSDHLFGTDRLGRDVLSGLIHGTRYSLTIGLVSVGISLLIGVGLGALAGYLGGWTDLILSRVFELWAAIPPFFLIITAAAFFPPSLFWIMIIIGFTGWVGIARLTRSQFLQVRAFDYIAAARALGCSNLRIMAVHILPNAIAPVLIPAAFGVAGAILAESGLSFLGIGVPAEVITWGSLLAGARSNIAAWWLVIVPGFAIFITVTLYNLLGDGLRDALDPRQRGTA from the coding sequence ATGAACGAGGGCGGCGAGAGCTTCTGGCGGCTGACGCGCAAGGAGTTCCGCAAGAACCGTCCGGCGCTCTACAGCCTCTACGTCCTCGTGGCCATGGCCGTCCTCGCGCTGACCGCGGACCTGATCGCCGGCAACAAGCCGTACTACATGGTCTACCAGGGAGAGACCTACTTCCCGGCGTTCAGGCAATACGCGGTGTACACCGGCCTGATGGACTGGCCGGAGGAGTTGCGGACGCGGAGGAACTTCAAGCGGTACGCGTACAGCGACGCGGTGTTTCCCCTGATCCCCTACGCGCCGGACGAGATCCGCCTCGGCGCCCGGTACGAGCGTCCGGGAAGCGACCACCTGTTCGGCACGGACCGGCTGGGCCGCGACGTGCTGTCCGGACTCATTCACGGTACGCGGTATTCGCTGACCATCGGGCTGGTCTCGGTGGGCATTTCCCTGCTCATCGGCGTGGGGCTCGGTGCGCTGGCGGGATACCTGGGCGGGTGGACGGACCTGATCCTGTCCCGCGTATTCGAACTCTGGGCGGCGATCCCGCCCTTCTTCCTGATCATCACGGCGGCGGCCTTCTTCCCACCGAGCCTATTCTGGATCATGATCATCATCGGGTTCACGGGATGGGTGGGCATCGCCCGGCTGACCCGCTCCCAGTTCCTCCAGGTCCGGGCCTTCGACTACATCGCGGCGGCGCGTGCCCTGGGCTGTTCGAACCTGCGCATCATGGCCGTGCACATCCTGCCCAACGCCATCGCGCCCGTGCTGATCCCCGCGGCCTTCGGCGTGGCCGGCGCCATCCTGGCCGAATCGGGACTGAGCTTCCTCGGCATCGGCGTGCCCGCCGAGGTCATCACCTGGGGATCGCTGCTGGCCGGAGCGCGCAGCAATATCGCGGCCTGGTGGCTCGTAATCGTGCCCGGATTCGCCATTTTCATCACGGTCACCCTGTACAACCTGCTGGGAGACGGACTGCGCGACGCCCTGGACCCCAGGCAGCGCGGAACCGCATGA
- a CDS encoding zinc-binding dehydrogenase yields MGCQETYVCIRKGNPMKAGQVVERERIEIVEAERPDLALERTDPDGLKDLVLVRTVNAAICGSDHPLFTGPANYPAPPGVSLHESIGVIEKSWSNGCREGDLVLALPSGSSAMAEYFLGLGTSVTPLPKGLPQEQLLMAQPLGTVLYCLRKLGHWFNAEVAIVGQGPMGLLFTAMMRNLGAALIIGIDQHDNRLAAAKEMGATHTVNSAGTDPVEAVTEITDGRMADVVIEVVGVEETFNLCVKLARRNARFINFGVPKTTQYTADIFDLFRKNIQLTTSVGPDIHIDFASAMRMIGEGRVDVSPMISHKLPFARVQEGFEMATGRKGECIKIVIDFEEKGLGR; encoded by the coding sequence ATGGGTTGTCAGGAAACATACGTCTGTATTCGGAAAGGAAATCCGATGAAAGCGGGACAGGTCGTCGAACGGGAACGCATCGAAATCGTGGAAGCCGAACGGCCGGACCTCGCGCTGGAACGGACCGATCCGGACGGGCTGAAGGACCTCGTGCTCGTTCGAACTGTAAACGCCGCCATTTGCGGCAGCGACCATCCGCTTTTCACGGGTCCGGCGAACTACCCCGCGCCGCCGGGCGTTTCCCTCCATGAGAGTATAGGCGTCATCGAGAAGTCCTGGTCGAACGGATGCCGGGAAGGGGATCTCGTCCTGGCCCTGCCCTCCGGCTCTAGCGCCATGGCCGAGTATTTCCTCGGACTGGGCACGTCCGTGACGCCGCTGCCGAAGGGACTGCCCCAGGAGCAGCTTCTGATGGCCCAGCCCCTGGGTACCGTGTTGTATTGCCTGCGCAAACTGGGCCACTGGTTCAACGCGGAGGTCGCCATCGTCGGCCAGGGCCCCATGGGACTGCTCTTCACGGCCATGATGCGTAACCTGGGCGCGGCGCTGATTATCGGTATCGACCAGCACGACAACCGGCTCGCTGCCGCGAAGGAGATGGGGGCGACCCACACCGTGAACTCGGCAGGCACCGATCCGGTGGAGGCCGTGACCGAAATCACGGACGGGCGGATGGCCGACGTGGTGATCGAAGTCGTGGGTGTCGAAGAGACCTTCAACCTGTGCGTCAAACTGGCCCGGCGTAATGCGCGGTTCATCAACTTCGGCGTCCCGAAGACAACGCAGTACACGGCCGACATCTTCGATCTTTTTCGCAAGAACATCCAGTTGACGACTTCGGTCGGACCGGATATCCATATCGACTTCGCCAGCGCGATGCGCATGATCGGCGAGGGCCGCGTCGACGTTTCGCCCATGATCTCGCATAAACTGCCCTTCGCCAGGGTCCAGGAAGGTTTCGAAATGGCCACCGGACGCAAGGGCGAGTGCATCAAGATCGTCATCGATTTCGAGGAGAAGGGCCTGGGCAGGTAG
- a CDS encoding peptide ABC transporter substrate-binding protein, producing the protein MNPGLLLCFLLLFLPVFQVAQNDSGQPVATVQSVATAQPVNSVGKTMPPDAAPLEGQVYSFHLPEPTTLDIGIAVYEATGAVFSFEGLTRLDHNNELTPAAADRWEASPDGTRWTFHLRRGAKWSDGRPVTAHDFEYAFKRMVDPASANRNASFYYEIEGAKAFNQGQTRNADSVGVRAIDDHTLEIRTTLPCPYLPYIASFPTSVPVPRWQVVKYGPGWSEPGRFVTNSTFKLASWDHGARFEFVLDPNYNGPHRGFVERIIGKFLDTRMMAGGTLSYENDEIDQQDVTPIDLPRIRSHPGLSRELHVSKDFMTHFLFFNADFSPFDNLKVRQAISHAIDREAICRVLLQGMGMPAWSMLPPGFPGYAGGKYRDIQRFDPERARQRLREAGYPEGRGFPRIEMWINNVGRQQVGQAIQEMLKSHLGIDMTIRVVENISYRTAQYQRKIPFSLIQYHYDYPDPNNMLAMVWRSQPAGYSRHPWINAEFDRLVDEAASEMDATRRFRLYDQAQRILADDVGAVFLYYGMKASLRKPWLKGIKRDRDGEYPFWGNNTGYFDIYIGDDRP; encoded by the coding sequence ATGAATCCCGGCCTTCTGCTGTGTTTTCTGCTGCTTTTCCTTCCTGTTTTTCAAGTCGCTCAAAACGACTCAGGCCAGCCCGTAGCCACGGTACAGTCCGTGGCCACGGCGCAGCCCGTCAATTCGGTGGGCAAAACCATGCCGCCGGACGCGGCGCCCCTCGAGGGGCAGGTCTATTCCTTCCACCTGCCCGAACCCACGACGCTCGATATCGGTATCGCCGTCTACGAGGCGACCGGCGCGGTGTTTTCCTTCGAAGGCCTCACCCGGCTGGATCACAACAACGAACTCACGCCGGCGGCGGCCGATCGATGGGAGGCGTCGCCCGACGGAACGCGCTGGACCTTCCACCTGCGCCGCGGCGCGAAGTGGAGCGACGGCCGGCCCGTCACGGCCCACGATTTCGAGTATGCCTTCAAGCGGATGGTCGATCCGGCCAGCGCGAATCGAAATGCTTCCTTCTACTATGAAATCGAAGGCGCGAAGGCCTTCAACCAGGGACAGACCCGGAATGCGGATTCAGTCGGCGTCCGCGCCATCGACGACCACACACTGGAAATCCGGACCACGCTTCCCTGTCCCTATCTCCCCTACATCGCCTCTTTCCCCACCTCCGTTCCTGTGCCTCGCTGGCAGGTGGTAAAATACGGTCCGGGCTGGTCCGAACCCGGCCGTTTCGTGACCAACTCCACCTTCAAACTGGCGTCCTGGGATCACGGCGCCCGCTTCGAATTCGTCCTGGACCCGAACTATAACGGCCCCCACAGGGGATTCGTGGAGCGGATCATCGGGAAATTCCTGGATACCCGCATGATGGCCGGCGGCACGCTGTCCTACGAAAACGACGAGATCGACCAGCAGGACGTTACCCCCATCGATCTGCCGCGCATCCGGAGCCATCCGGGGCTGTCCAGGGAACTGCACGTCAGCAAGGATTTCATGACCCATTTCCTCTTCTTCAACGCGGACTTTTCCCCCTTCGACAACCTGAAGGTGCGCCAGGCGATCAGCCACGCGATCGACCGGGAGGCCATCTGCCGCGTGCTGCTCCAGGGCATGGGCATGCCGGCCTGGTCGATGCTGCCGCCGGGGTTTCCCGGCTACGCGGGTGGCAAGTACCGGGACATTCAGCGCTTCGACCCGGAACGGGCGAGACAGCGCCTGCGCGAGGCGGGTTACCCGGAGGGACGCGGGTTTCCGAGGATCGAGATGTGGATCAACAATGTGGGCCGGCAGCAGGTCGGCCAGGCCATACAGGAGATGCTCAAATCCCACCTGGGGATCGATATGACGATACGGGTCGTCGAAAACATCTCCTACCGGACCGCCCAGTACCAGCGAAAGATTCCCTTCAGCCTCATCCAGTACCACTACGACTATCCCGACCCGAACAACATGCTCGCCATGGTGTGGCGGTCCCAGCCCGCCGGATACAGCCGCCATCCCTGGATCAACGCCGAATTCGACCGCCTGGTCGACGAGGCGGCATCGGAAATGGACGCGACCCGGCGGTTCCGATTGTACGACCAGGCCCAGCGGATTCTCGCGGATGACGTGGGCGCCGTGTTTCTCTACTACGGCATGAAGGCTTCGCTGCGAAAACCCTGGCTCAAGGGCATCAAGCGCGACCGTGACGGCGAATACCCCTTCTGGGGCAACAACACGGGCTATTTCGACATCTACATCGGTGATGACAGACCCTGA
- a CDS encoding ABC transporter ATP-binding protein: MPNTILRVNDLKTYFDTESGVVRAVDGVSFEVETGRTLGIVGESGCGKSMTAYSILGLIPQPPGRIAGGEIFFEDRDLLKLSHRQIRDIRGNDIAMIFQEPMTSLNPVFTIGEQIAEAVRLHRGADRKEAWRRTVELLDLVDIPLPEERAESYPHELSGGMRQRAMIAMAISCDPKLLIADEPTTALDVTIQAQILDVLRRLQEERGMGLMLITHDLGIVAEMAHEVLVMYAGQVVERADVKTLFGSPRHPYTRGLLASVPTMSSGSEELSTIEGTVPDPVGFPAGCRFAPRCDFAVEACGRPQALKDVEGRHLVRCGEWQRVVQAETV, encoded by the coding sequence ATGCCGAACACGATCCTGCGCGTAAACGACCTGAAGACTTACTTCGACACCGAGAGTGGCGTGGTGCGAGCCGTCGACGGCGTCAGCTTCGAGGTGGAGACCGGCCGGACGCTTGGTATCGTGGGCGAGTCCGGGTGCGGCAAGAGCATGACGGCCTACTCCATCCTGGGACTGATCCCGCAGCCGCCCGGCCGCATCGCCGGAGGAGAGATCTTCTTCGAGGACAGGGACCTGCTGAAGCTTTCCCACCGGCAGATCCGGGACATACGGGGCAACGACATCGCCATGATCTTCCAGGAACCCATGACGTCCCTGAACCCCGTATTCACCATCGGCGAGCAGATCGCCGAGGCCGTCCGCCTTCACCGCGGCGCGGACCGGAAGGAGGCCTGGAGGCGGACCGTCGAGCTGCTGGACCTGGTGGACATCCCGCTGCCGGAAGAACGGGCCGAAAGCTATCCCCACGAACTCAGCGGCGGCATGCGCCAGCGCGCGATGATCGCCATGGCTATTTCCTGCGACCCGAAGCTGTTGATCGCCGACGAACCGACCACGGCGCTGGACGTTACGATCCAGGCGCAGATTCTCGATGTGCTGCGCCGCCTGCAGGAAGAACGGGGCATGGGCCTCATGCTGATTACCCATGACCTGGGCATCGTGGCCGAGATGGCCCACGAGGTGCTGGTCATGTACGCGGGGCAGGTCGTGGAGCGGGCCGACGTGAAAACGCTCTTCGGCAGTCCCCGCCATCCTTACACCCGCGGACTGCTCGCCTCCGTGCCGACCATGAGTTCGGGTTCGGAGGAGCTTTCGACCATCGAGGGGACGGTGCCGGATCCCGTGGGCTTTCCGGCGGGATGCCGCTTCGCCCCGCGTTGTGATTTCGCGGTGGAAGCCTGCGGCCGGCCGCAGGCGCTGAAGGACGTGGAAGGCCGCCACCTGGTCCGTTGCGGCGAATGGCAGCGGGTCGTGCAGGCGGAGACGGTATAG
- a CDS encoding ATP-binding cassette domain-containing protein yields MAEGNGMLLQVRGLKKHFPVGGGLLRRHRAAIKAVDGVDLTLERGETLGLVGESGCGKTTIGRAILRLVDPSAGTATFHTALEEGDARRPHAVFEMKKGDLRRLRRQMQIVFQDPYGSLNPRMTVGALLREPLTVHGLSTRAEAGDRVAELLETVGLNPAHARRYPHEFSGGQRQRIGIARALAVRPELIIADEPVSALDVSIQAQIINLLKVLQDRFRLSYLFISHDLRVVRHISDRVAVMYLGRIVETSTRDQLYAKPLHPYTRALLSAVPLPDPTLGRDRIILKGDVPNPANLPPGCPFHPRCPLAEARCKTEVPVLEDKGNGHRAACHLV; encoded by the coding sequence ATGGCTGAAGGAAATGGAATGTTACTGCAGGTCCGGGGACTGAAGAAACACTTCCCCGTGGGCGGCGGACTGCTGCGGCGCCACCGGGCAGCCATCAAGGCCGTCGACGGGGTCGACCTGACCCTGGAACGGGGCGAAACGCTGGGCCTGGTGGGCGAAAGCGGGTGCGGGAAGACCACGATCGGACGGGCGATCCTGCGCCTGGTCGATCCCTCCGCGGGAACGGCCACGTTCCATACGGCCCTCGAAGAGGGGGATGCGCGCAGGCCGCACGCGGTCTTCGAAATGAAGAAGGGCGATCTCCGGCGGCTGCGGCGCCAGATGCAGATCGTGTTCCAGGACCCCTACGGCTCCCTCAACCCGCGTATGACCGTCGGCGCCCTGCTCAGGGAACCTTTGACGGTGCACGGATTGAGCACACGGGCTGAAGCGGGTGACCGCGTGGCCGAACTGCTCGAAACGGTGGGCCTGAATCCCGCGCACGCCCGCCGGTATCCCCACGAGTTCAGCGGCGGCCAGCGGCAACGCATCGGCATCGCAAGGGCGCTGGCCGTCCGGCCCGAGCTGATCATCGCCGACGAACCGGTCTCGGCGCTCGACGTATCGATCCAGGCGCAGATCATCAACCTGCTCAAGGTGCTGCAGGACCGGTTCCGGCTCAGCTACCTGTTCATCTCCCACGACCTCCGCGTTGTGCGCCACATCAGCGACCGGGTGGCCGTCATGTACCTCGGCAGGATCGTCGAAACATCCACGCGGGACCAGTTGTATGCGAAACCGCTGCACCCCTACACCAGGGCCCTGCTCTCGGCCGTGCCCCTTCCCGATCCCACGCTCGGCCGCGACCGGATCATCCTCAAGGGCGACGTGCCCAACCCGGCAAACCTGCCCCCGGGGTGCCCCTTCCACCCACGGTGTCCCCTGGCGGAGGCCCGCTGCAAGACCGAAGTCCCCGTACTGGAAGACAAGGGTAACGGCCACAGGGCGGCGTGCCACCTGGTCTGA
- a CDS encoding MBL fold metallo-hydrolase, with product MELSVVSGGVFKLDGGSMFGIVPKPLWEKVCPPDEKNRISNDTNCLLIRKDGRLILVDTGYGDKMTDRDRGIYGMSGSTILGSLSARGVSAEDIDLVILSHLHFDHAGGATRMDEEGRAVPAFPNAQYVVQKGEWEDALSDYGTMKTTYRPENYQPLMDRGVLTLVEGDVEIEEGIRVEVTGGHTRYHQLVKVESGDSKAVYSGDILPMKTHLRAPYNMAYDLFPYDTMVAKMRLLRQAADEGWIIALDHDANVSSGRISCEGEDRYAIEPVVLDQQSA from the coding sequence GTGGAACTGTCTGTCGTCAGCGGCGGCGTATTCAAACTGGACGGCGGGAGCATGTTCGGGATCGTTCCGAAACCGCTTTGGGAGAAGGTCTGTCCCCCCGACGAAAAGAACCGGATCTCCAACGATACGAACTGCCTGCTGATCCGGAAGGACGGGCGGCTCATCCTGGTCGACACGGGTTACGGCGACAAGATGACCGACCGGGACCGGGGCATCTACGGGATGTCGGGTTCCACCATCCTGGGATCTTTGTCGGCCCGGGGCGTATCCGCGGAGGATATCGATCTCGTCATCCTGAGCCACCTCCATTTCGACCACGCGGGCGGCGCGACCCGGATGGACGAGGAGGGCCGGGCCGTACCTGCTTTCCCCAACGCGCAGTATGTGGTTCAGAAAGGCGAGTGGGAGGACGCCCTGAGTGATTACGGCACCATGAAGACCACCTATCGCCCCGAGAACTACCAGCCCCTGATGGACCGGGGCGTGCTGACCCTGGTGGAGGGTGACGTGGAGATCGAGGAAGGGATCCGTGTCGAGGTGACCGGCGGCCATACCCGGTACCATCAACTGGTGAAAGTGGAGTCCGGCGACTCAAAAGCGGTCTACTCAGGCGATATCCTGCCCATGAAGACCCACCTGCGGGCACCCTACAACATGGCCTACGACCTGTTTCCCTACGATACCATGGTCGCCAAGATGCGCCTGCTCCGACAGGCGGCCGACGAAGGCTGGATCATCGCACTGGATCATGATGCGAACGTCTCCTCGGGCAGGATTTCGTGCGAGGGCGAAGACCGGTACGCAATCGAACCGGTGGTGCTGGATCAACAGTCTGCTTGA